In one Dehalogenimonas formicexedens genomic region, the following are encoded:
- the rpsS gene encoding 30S ribosomal protein S19 — protein MSRSVKKGPAVEAKLMKKVEEANRSGKKVLIKTWARWSTILPEMVGLNIGVHDGRRHMPVFITENMVGHRLGEFASTRTFRGHGAGKAAEAAPAKKQGA, from the coding sequence ATGTCACGTTCTGTTAAAAAAGGGCCTGCAGTAGAGGCCAAGCTGATGAAAAAGGTTGAAGAGGCCAACCGCTCCGGCAAGAAGGTCCTGATCAAGACCTGGGCGCGGTGGTCCACGATTCTCCCTGAAATGGTGGGTCTGAATATCGGCGTCCATGACGGCCGGCGCCACATGCCGGTTTTTATCACCGAAAATATGGTAGGGCACCGGCTGGGCGAATTTGCTTCCACCCGGACCTTCCGCGGCCACGGCGCCGGTAAGGCAGCCGAAGCCGCGCCGGCAAAAAAACAAGGGGCATAA